Proteins encoded in a region of the Anopheles ziemanni chromosome 2, idAnoZiCoDA_A2_x.2, whole genome shotgun sequence genome:
- the LOC131281187 gene encoding histidine-rich glycoprotein-like, which translates to MFAQMGTFASVTLLLCICSARMLQATPIDDGMRNSREAKSYFPFALPVPDHVHYYPEHHHHHHFDAHSVFPSHHDTHFHLDTGLDHHHHHHHHDFHDVHYDQHYY; encoded by the exons ATGTTCGCCCAGATGGGAACCTTCGCCAGTGTGACGTTGCTGCTGTGCATCTGTTCTGCACGGATGCTGCAGGCAACGCCGATCGATGATGGGATGAGGAATTCCCGAGAGGCCAAAA GTTACTTCCCGTTCGCACTACCAGTTCCCGACCATGTGCACTACTACCCGgagcatcatcaccatcatcattttgACGCACACTCG GTTTTCCCTAGTCACCATGACACCCATTTCCACCTGGATACTGGACTagatcaccatcaccatcatcaccaccacgaTTTCCACGACGTACATTACGATCAGCACTACTACTGA